The sequence CGGAAAAGACCGCCAATAGCAACTGGTTACAATTGGTGAAACAAACGTTGCCGGTGAATGCAACAGTAAAAGAGATCCAGTCAATTGATGCCTATAACAGTTTCTACCCGATGGAGGTTTGTGCAACGGCAGCAGAAACAAAGGCAATGGTTAACAAATCACCCCGGAAAGATTTTATCCTCTTTACCGAAGACCGCATGAACCCCATAAAAATGAAGGGGGCGCTGCCTTATAGCTGGATACAAAAAGGACCCAATGCAAAATTTTCAGGGACAGCAGCGCGAGGCGAACAGTATAGTTTTCAAATTGGCCTGTATGCGTTGCAGCAAACCGAAAATATAGAAATTTCCTTTGCTCCGCTGACCGGCAAAAATGGTGCAATTATTCCTGTAGAAAATTTTTCCTGTATCAATGCCAGCGGCACAGATTACAAAGGTGATACATTCACAAAAACCATCAGTGTCGCCCCTAACCAGGTACAGGCGCTTTGGTGCCTTTTACACATTCCGGCTGACACAAAAGCCGGAATCTATACCGGTAAAGTGATCATTAAGGCCGCAAACGCCAAACCATATCCTGTAGCCCTTACCATCCAGGTAGGCCATACAGTGCTTGCTGATGGCGGCATCAATGAGCCCTGGAAGCAAACCCGGCTGCACTGGCTGAACTCCACGCTGTTCCAGGAAAATACGGTGATCGACCCTTATATTCCCATCCAGGTAAATAATAATACGCTTAGCATTCTGGGTCGTAAAGTAGAATTGAACGATGATGGTTTGCCAAAGCAAATCCAGACTTTTTTTACGCCCGAGATGACCGGGTATTCCAAAACACCCACTGATTTACTGCACCACCCGATCAGGATCGAGGTCTTAAATGAGGAGAACGCCAATGTCGCGTCAACAGTCAGGCGCCCGCTGAATTTTACAACAAAAAAGGAAGGCACCGTTGAATGGGCTGCAACTACCGGCAATGATCAACTGCAAATGCAGGTTAATGGCAGCCTGGAATTTGATGGTTTCATGACATATACAATAAAAATCATCCCCCAGGCCCATCTTTCGTTAAAGGATATCAGCATGCAGATTCCCCTGAACCTACAAGCTGCCAGGTACATGATGGGGCTGGGCCAGATCGGCAGCCAACGACCAGCCAGCTTTGACTGGAAATGGGATGTGGCACATAAAAACCAGGACGGGGCGTGGATTGGAAATGTAAACTGCGGCCTGCAATATTCCCTGCGTGATGAACACTATAGCCGGCCGTTAAATACAAATTTTTACCTGCAAAAACCATTGCTGTTACCTGTTTCATGGGGTAATGAAAACAAGGGCGGGATCAGGATTGCAGAAGACAGCCAGTCTGTACTGGTCAACAACTACAGCGGCGAGCGTACCGTTAATAAAGGCGATACCTTATATTATAATTTTACGCTGCTGATCACACCATTCCATCCCATCAATACAGATTTCCAGTGGGAGAACCGTTTCTATCACCGCGCCCACCCGATCGATACCATTAAGGCCAGTGGCGCAACTGTGGTAAATATCCACCATGCCAACCGCATCAATCCATGGATAAATTACCCATTCATCGAGCACCGTCAAATGAAGGCATTTATCGATTCCGCACACCAGGCCGGTTTGAAAGTTAAAATCTATAATACAGTCCGTGAGCTTTCAGACAAAGCCTATGAAACCTTCCCCATGCGCAGCCTGGGCCATGAAATATATTCGCCAGGCAAGGGTGGTGGGTTCAGCAGGCTGCAGGAACACCTCGTATCAGATTATATTGCTGCGTGGTTTGTGCCAGAAATAAAAGATGCAGCAATCGTCAACAGTGGCATGAGCCGCTGGCATAATTATTATGTAGAGGGCATGAACTGGCTTACCCAAAATGTAGGCATCGATGGAATCTACCTTGATGATGTTGCATTCGACCGCATCACCATGAAAAGGATCAAAAGGGCAATGACAAAAGATGGACATCCGGGTATTATCGACCTTCATTCGGCCAACCAGTTCAATAAGAATGACGGCTTTAACAACAGCGCAAATCTTTATCTGGAACATTTTCCCTACCTCAACAGGTTATGGTTCGGTGAATACTTTGATTATGAAAAAAACAATCCAGATTTCTTTCTCACTGAAATCAGCGGTATACCGTTCGGACTGATGGGAGAAATGCTGGAAGGCGGTGGTAATCCATGGCGGGGAATGATCTATGGTATGACCAACCGCTATCCGTGGACGGCAGAGGCCGATCCCCGCAGCATCTGGAAAGCCTGGGATAATTTCGGGATGAAGGGCGCTGAAATGATCGGGTACTGGAGCCCGGGTTGCCCGGTAAGAACCAGCAACCCGAAAGTGCTGGCGACGGTGTACCGCAAACCAGGCGAGGTAATGATATCCATTGCCAGCTGGGCTGAAAATACCTGCACGGTTAACCTGCAGATCAATTGGGAAAGCCTGGGCATGCATCCTTATAAAGCTTCCCTGACTGCGCCTTACATTAAAAATTTCCAGGAAGCAAAATCCTTCCGCCAGAATGAGCCGATCACTGTTGAGAAAAATAAGGGCTGGCTCATCATCATTAAAGAAAGTTAAGTTCAAAATATACGCTGTATGAAAAAATTAGTCACCAGTATCGCACTCCTCGCCATAGTCCTGGTATCCAATGCCCAGTTGCATCCGGCCACTGCAAAAGAATACCAGAAAACCTATACCACCTATCCTTTTTCTGATCCAAATCCG comes from Flavihumibacter fluvii and encodes:
- a CDS encoding glycoside hydrolase domain-containing protein, whose product is MNKLIFLFFLLSSPIAASAQQMKYTDGQSSWNEDSLGNHRAVVSYLGKQGPARVIIPWRRPDTSPELKRIIVQDARTMEKISNVTSLLINNEKGDIVFEPVSGAGDYYIYYLPYKNEGRANYPKGVYLAPEKTANSNWLQLVKQTLPVNATVKEIQSIDAYNSFYPMEVCATAAETKAMVNKSPRKDFILFTEDRMNPIKMKGALPYSWIQKGPNAKFSGTAARGEQYSFQIGLYALQQTENIEISFAPLTGKNGAIIPVENFSCINASGTDYKGDTFTKTISVAPNQVQALWCLLHIPADTKAGIYTGKVIIKAANAKPYPVALTIQVGHTVLADGGINEPWKQTRLHWLNSTLFQENTVIDPYIPIQVNNNTLSILGRKVELNDDGLPKQIQTFFTPEMTGYSKTPTDLLHHPIRIEVLNEENANVASTVRRPLNFTTKKEGTVEWAATTGNDQLQMQVNGSLEFDGFMTYTIKIIPQAHLSLKDISMQIPLNLQAARYMMGLGQIGSQRPASFDWKWDVAHKNQDGAWIGNVNCGLQYSLRDEHYSRPLNTNFYLQKPLLLPVSWGNENKGGIRIAEDSQSVLVNNYSGERTVNKGDTLYYNFTLLITPFHPINTDFQWENRFYHRAHPIDTIKASGATVVNIHHANRINPWINYPFIEHRQMKAFIDSAHQAGLKVKIYNTVRELSDKAYETFPMRSLGHEIYSPGKGGGFSRLQEHLVSDYIAAWFVPEIKDAAIVNSGMSRWHNYYVEGMNWLTQNVGIDGIYLDDVAFDRITMKRIKRAMTKDGHPGIIDLHSANQFNKNDGFNNSANLYLEHFPYLNRLWFGEYFDYEKNNPDFFLTEISGIPFGLMGEMLEGGGNPWRGMIYGMTNRYPWTAEADPRSIWKAWDNFGMKGAEMIGYWSPGCPVRTSNPKVLATVYRKPGEVMISIASWAENTCTVNLQINWESLGMHPYKASLTAPYIKNFQEAKSFRQNEPITVEKNKGWLIIIKES